From the Cucumis sativus cultivar 9930 chromosome 5, Cucumber_9930_V3, whole genome shotgun sequence genome, the window TGGATATTCaagaacataaaataaaacccaaaaacttgctcaaaattaagattttgaaaatgacaatGCTAGTGATAGTGATCTCAAGGTATGACATCAAAGGTGTCAGAAGATTTCGTGGTGGTAGCTGGAATCGACATCCAGAATCGGTTGGAGAGAGCAAATAACTCCCCAAATAAAATCTCACTGACGGTCCACGACGGTAGATTGCACGACTAGAGTGGGGGCAACAGTCAAGGGAGGTGACAGGGACAGAAGTGGCGAGTTTAGAGGTGTTGCTTATTGAAGGAAGAGGGGGAGATGCTGCAAGTGTGCTTCTTCAGCTTCTCcaagtttcattttttattacaaatttacccCTCTCCTCTCTTCATGTGTGAGTAGgattaataaacaatatttaatttaaaaagggATTGATTGCAAccatttaaaaactataagggtacaaattgaaaattaatggGTGTGATTGTTACCAACTCCATAGTAAGGGATGGTTTGtgcaattttccaaaaaaaaaaaaaaaaaaaaactctgatagaacaccaagtaatTGTGTTCtagtttgattgaaaataCTTCAAAGATTACAAAGAAGAATTTTTGAACAAACAATTGTGATTTCAAACATATAGAAAACTAAGAACaccaaaagtataaaaaaacataacctTCTTTGTCTATCCTGTCTCTCAAGGAAGAGTGCAGAAACCAAAAACTACCCAAAAACTGAACAACCCTCTCTTTCCCACTCCCCTCGTATTTAACTGCTCCTATCTTTTAACAGACTGTAACTTCCCCCTTACTAATGCTTAATGTGCCCTCACCCTCAATAACTTGGGACAATCTCGGGGTGGAATGATGTACTTGCTTGGGACAATCTCGGGGTGAACTAATGTGCCCTCACCCTCAATAACTCTTGcattttcttgcttctttcttctgctatattgAAGCACAATTTGGGGTCTAAAATACTCCCATCCCTTTTGAAATAAACACAATAGGATGTGGGGATTGGATGAATCATGTGTTGATATGTTCTACTTTCCTGGGGAGGAGAGATCTGAGGCTCATTTTATGTTATTGATGTCTTGATCCCTCTAGTGGTGTCTCAACTAagtttaccttttttttttttattgaaacagAAGCAAACATTTCGTTGGTATAATGAAAAGAGCTATTACTCATAGTACAATGAAACAAGAATCATAAAAGCCACTAAGGCTAGAACTAGGGATCGAGAGGAATACTAAGGCTAGACCTCAACTAAGTCTACCACCTTCTTAAGGTGGTTTTGTTGCTTTTGAGCTTAAATACTCACGATAAGCTCCAAAGGTCCAacttattcaatatttttgagGGTGAGCTATATGCTTAAGAAGGTTATGATTGGCTGCTTGAAGGGCTTTTATTGGTTATGGTTCACTAGCAGTGATAAAATCTAGTGGGGATCTGGTACTCACTATCTTCTCTAGATTCTatggagagaagaaaatagtttGTTAGTCGAAGATGagtatattttaataaattatttttgggCTTTTGTTTAGCATACATCTTCTTGATGGTGCACAAATTACAGCCTTTTGATGATTATTAACAATTGAAAGGTGCTCCTCCATTAGCTCTTTTGGAAGGAGTCCTGTCAACCCCTGTCCTTTGGTTGCTTATTTCCGTTCAATTTGAACATATACCATTTTCTTCAGGAAAAAAACCATAACACCTTCTCTTGCAACTTCATATcatcattatattttgttgtatgaTAATGGTGTTTTGGTGTTAACATTGTGTTATGTTGGcttttttgatatttgaagaggcaatgttttttattagtttataatCCAGGGGTGTATTATCagtaaaatttacttttataatgtttctttttgACACGTAACATAACACACTTGACATTCATTTACACTAACAACTAGGAGTTGTCGATTTTATTCTCCTTTTAAAAATTCCATCAAGCTTAGAAACTGAAATTACTTTGAATTGATTTGGTAATTAGATTAGATATTTACTATTTGAAGTCAACATGTCCAGGGACGTTTGGGATCGTTGATTATACTAACTACGACGACATGAAATATGCTgtaagtttttctaaaaagcaCATTTTTTCAGAAGTTCTGcattactttattttgatagttgatgtttttctattatttagaTACGAAAACTTGATGATACTGAATTCAGAAATCCTTGGGCGAGAGCATACATTCGGGTACCTTAACCTTTATTCGCATGCCATTTTGGTTATTTCGAAATAGCCTAATGCTgtgatatttttcataatcaGCACACCCTCTTTCTTCAGCACTTAAGAAACTGGATTCAGTTGTCTGTGCCCCTTGTTTGTGGATAACATATCATATATGGTTGCAGGTGAAGAAGTACGATGGAAGTCCCACTAGGAGCAGGAGCAGGAGCAGGAGTAGAAGCCGTAGCCGTAGCCGTAGCCGTAGCCGTAGCCGTAGCCGAAGCCGAAGCCGAAGCCGGACTGCTAGACGAAATAGGAGGTTCCACTCTTTTACTGTTGGTTTGTATCACCCTCATGGCCTCTTTTGCGTTGTTGTTGTAATGTTTTCTTGTATGCTGCAGCAAATCAGCAGAACGACGATCTGTTTCTAGATCAGTTTCAAGATCAAGATCTCCATCTCCTATTAAATCTTCAAGGTACTTTGGCCTATGCGTGCTTTTTCCCAAAAGTTTGGATTTGCTTGACAAACATTTTTCTGCAAAAATATGCAGGCCACGGTCAAAATCAAGATCTGGATCACCACGTCAGGTATGCAACATTTGGTTTTAATGCTTCAAAAACTGTAAACTTTATAGCATCTATTTACACTCATGATAAATAATGTTATCTGAGCTGTATAAATTGGTAGTGATGTTTAAAAAGAACCTTTGGATAAAGGTTTAGAAggggtgttttttttatgggGGAGGGAATGGGTACGATGGTTATCTTGTGgtcatcattttgtttttggtagCATGAGTATCTATCTTGTTGCCAATGGAAGTGATCAGAAGCTGAGAAGCATGGGATATGTATTCGATAATTATGGCacgtcatttttaaaaatataggaCAACACGATATGGAATCATTCATTAAAACATACCCTTATtagaaacacataatttttttatacaagaAAGACATTTAAAGTTGATGATTTTAtgcatttatatgcttaaaaactAGTTGGTTGTATTTTggattcaaattttacttttattatatatttctaattagtaCGTGCAATAAGCATGTTGATCGTTTATATGCTTAACAATTGGAATATTGTTAAGGGGGATTTGGAAGGTGTGTTTAAAGAGTTCTTCAAAAGAGCTATCTTAAATCGATCCCTGGTTGAGACTTATGTGTGTCTAATAGAGTTGAGGATTTTAGGCCTATTAGTCTAATCACCTGTATTTATAAGATTTTGGATAAGGTCCTTGCTAATCGGTTAAGGAAAGTGATGCATTCTACAATTTTCGAGGCGCAAGGAGCTTTTTTAGCAGGTAGAGAGATCTTAGATCAATTCCTTATAGTCAATGAGGCAATTGAGGATGTTCATCAGAGGAAAAAGGAGGGAATCGTACTTAAGcttgattttgaaaagaccTATGATCATGTTGATTGGGATTTTTTGGTAAGGTGATAATGAAGAAAGGCTTTGCCTTTAGATGAAGGATGTAGATGTGGGGATGTGTTAGGAATGTTCAGTACTCTATCCTTGTCAATGGAACTCCTAAAGGTTCGATCTAAGCCTCTAGAGGTTTAAGGAAGCCAGAGTGTGCAGTACTCAAACCAAGCTTCTTGATGTCCTCAATCGTCTCATCCTTAAAGGAGTAGATGGAAACATTATTGAATCCCTTAGGATTGGCTCAAATGAGGTGGCTTATCCTACCTCCTGTTTGCTGTAACACTATCCTGTTTTGTTAGGGTAAAGAGGAGTCTTTTATGATCCTTAATCATATGGTGGAGTTTTTCGAGGATGTGTCTGGTCTTGAAATCAATAGGAGTAAATGTTAAATTCTAGGGATTATCCGTGACCAAAGGAAGATCGGAAGATGGGCGGAGTTGTTTGGATGTGAGATTGGATCTTTTCCCTCTTCCTACCTTGGTCTCTCTTTCGGTGGTAACTCGGAAGTTACATCGTGTTTGGACCATATTTCTGAGAAGGTTAAGGAAAGGCTTCtcaattggaagaaaagtttCTTTTCCAAGGCAAGCTAGTTAACTTTGATTAGATCGTTTCTTAGTTGTATCTCAGTTTATCACTGTCCCCTTTTTTGTGTCCCTAGTTCAGTTTGTAAGTGTTGAAAAATCCATGAGGACTTTCTTTGGGAGCAGGTGGATGAAGGGAAGGGCTTTCATTTGGTCAACTGGTAGATGGTTGGAAGACCTATTAGTAAGGGAGGGTTTAGAGATTGGCAATTTAAGGTCTCACAATAGAGCTCTCTTGGCTAAGTGGCTTTGGGCTTTGCAATTAAACCCAAAGCCTAGTGGTTGGGAGACTTGTTATTTGTGAGCAAGTATGACAATCGCCTGTACGATTGAGTGGTGAAAGGGTTAAAGGCACACATTGAAATCCGTAAAAAGATATCTCGTTTGAACTTTCTACCTTTTCTCATTTTGTGAAGTGTGTGGTGGGAATGGAAAGGACATTTTTTTGGGAGGATCAGTGGGTGGGGGAGGGCGCTCTTTGTTCTGTCTTTCCTCATATTTGTCACCTTTCTTCCTTTAAAAATTGCACGAGTTCTGACTTCTTGATTTGGTCCGGTCTTTTTCCTTTGGGTTTTTTTGTAATCTGTCCAATAGGGAAACAATGGAGGTTGCCTTTCTGCTTTCTTTACTGGAGGAGGGGTCCTCTTTTAGTGAAGGATTAAGATTTCCAAGAAAGGTTTTGTATCCGGCAAGTCTTGTTTGGTCGTGTTAACACTTTTAATAGACTTGCTAGAAGGAAAACTTCACTTCTGGGGCctttttgttgcattttgTGCCGTAAGGCAGAGGAAGATCTGGACCATCTCTTGTGGGGCTGCCAGTATGTGAGATCTGTATGGAGCTTATCCTTGCAGGAGTTCGATGTCAGCATTGCTGGTTAGAGAGATGTGCATGGGAAGAAAGGCCACTTGTTATGGCTTGCTGGGGTGTGTGCACTTATGTGGGATATTTGGGGGGAGAGAAATGATATAGTTTTTATAGGGAAGAATAGAGACTCCAGTGAGATTCGGTCTTTAGTGAGATTTCACGTGTCCTTTTAGGCTTCGGTTTCATAGCTTTTTTTGTCACTATTTGCTTGGAAACATTAATCTTAGTTGGATCCCCTTCCTTTagtggggttttttttttttgttgagcttttcttttttgtatgcccttatattctttaatgaaatttgtttatgtaaaaaaaatccaatgcATTTGGTCTTATTTTGACTTTGTACAACGTCTAATAAACACATCTATTGCACTAAATACTTTGAATAAGTAAGATAATGGAAATTCCTTTTTCAGGCACGAGAAGGAAGCGAGTGATGCAAAGCTATGATTATATGTATGGTTGTTATAATATTCAGGATGTGACATTGCCTTGGGATTCGTTTTAGTTTAGGACCTATGCAGTGCAGACTCCATATGAGGGGTTGAGTTGGAAAGTGGCATGAGTTGTATGGATATTCTTTTGAATCCTTCCTACATCACTTTGTTAGGAGACATTTTTAGGTATCTGCATTCTCAAGATACTTGCACACTGGTTTCCCTGCTGATAACTATTCagattttgtttgaaagttgaaaatgaaattgttagtAAATGGGATTTTAGACGttgtaattattaattttagacGTTGGATATTCTTCTCCTTTTGCTTCTTGTCTTCTTACCTGATGTTTACTACCATGAGGGACACAGGTTGAAGAGACCCATGAGGGATGAACGATGTGCTCTCAATGTGAACATGCACGTTGATATGAACTTGCAGATGGAGGAACCCACGTTCCGTTTTTAGATCTGCGATAATCATAGATGATGTGAACTCCGTAGGGTGAATGTGCCTTTGTTTTGGTATTTACAGGCACATATCATATCTATGCTTTTCTATGATTTAGGTGAGATGCactaaagaaaagtaaaaaactagaaaatgaaagaaggtataagaggaagaagaggccGACAAAAGTTGATAGTGAGGGGCGGTGAGTTGCTGTTGTAGGGATTTGGAGCTTAGATGATGAAAGTGGGGTGGGGGTTGGGGGTTGGGGAaggggaagaagatgaaagaataaacataaaaattggtGCAGGGTTCAAAATGCCACTAGGACTGCTTCTAACGACCCTCATAACGTAATTTAGCAAGGTGGGTTGTTTACCTAAATCTCTAATGTGAATTAAAATTGAGTTCAGTCAGTTTTTTAATCACATACAATCATGTGATCTCATCGGGTCAATTGGAAGATTAGTGTGGTTAAAAAGGAGTTTAGGTAAAAATggtacttttaaaaataaaaataaaaggaatttAGGTCAATTTGGCGTAGTGGTTGTGGCTTCAATATTTTGTCCGATCAACGAGTTCGAGCCAGCCCacaattttttcctttttctctttcgaAGTTTTCAGTTTATCACTttgcaataaataaaaaatacattgatgaattaaataatagtgTGGCTccaattttctatttacaaatcagggtatattaatttttttaaacaacaaacatcttttattaatcaactgatgttttaaatataacatgaAGAATAtatgaaactatttttaaaaaatatagcaaaatcttagtccattaatttttttttttttgctatattaatgaaaacataatttattttaaacttgaTATGAATTTagcttttcaaatttaaaatcattgaCATTTTagcatttaatttaatttatttaattcagaTATAAGATGTCTTTTTAGtgttacttttaaataatcaGCTCTCATccatcttttattaatttacgACATGCGCTTGTCCTTATTTTTTCGTTAATAATAATTCGCTTCTTAGCTCTCTTCCGGGAAGTCCTGTATACATATCCTCTTTAATAATGTCCACCAGAACACATTAGCAGCTACGCGGACACCATCTTCATCACTATTCCCTAATTCtaaaccattttcatttttccctcTCTTCATTTGATTTCCTTATTCTAACtcatctcttctttctttctcttttttctttcaattttaggCCGAGCAGATTTCCACATTGGTGAATGTTGCTGGCATTACCATCAAATCATACTGGCCATCTCTTTTTGCTAAGTTGGCCGTCAATAGGAACATCAATGATCTCATTCTCGACCTAGGATGTGCTGCTGCAGCTGCTCATCCACTCTCCATTGCATCTTTTGTCGGCAATGTCGCTGTTGCCGCTCCCGTAAAAAAGAAGGTATACACCggttttttaattctaattttgcagttatttatatataaatatgtaagtatatgtgatttaaatgCTGCAATTAGCAATTCAGCTggagcatatatatatatatagatatattgaTTCATtacttatataattattggTGGTTACATAGATTTGATCAACTATTGATGATATCACTccgtaataaaaaaaaaataaagtgtaaAGTCTtaggtattttataaatttgtgcTGATactataatattattattattattattattattattattatacctaggtaaagtttaattttttaaaaagaaaacgtgAAAagactaatataaatatattatacgtcattaaaaaaaatgaaactataaACGGAATTTGACATTAGAAAAGTTTATCCATAAATTTGGAAATATGATATTATAGGTCAACATGAcataattattgatattttatgtaCTAAAAGAAAACTGAGCCTGGGAGTGACATTTAAATAAAGTAGAGTAGCAGATAGTGACACGGTTTAAAGAAACGAGTGGCTGACAAGATAGAGCCCAATCCCGAGAAACGACTGTGTACGATTTTATGCATTTGCATTTgcatttcaaaaaaagaaaaaaaaaaaaaaaaaagaattcaaagaGTCTTCTCCACCACAGCCACCAATTTGGTTTACAgatattattcattattttattatacctaaaatgtagaagaaaaagatcTACCGCTGTTTCCTCCGCGCCACAACGCCACGTTTCGATTTCTTAAGGCGTCGATATTTTTTAGACCAATCATACAGCAGCACGTCAACCCGCTATTGGAAAATATCTTGGAAGTGGGACCCGGCTCAAAAGTATCTCGGTTTCTTTATTTGCCGAAATCcaaaaaaaaggagaattaATCCGGGCCCACCCGCTACGCCCAACAAACCATCGCCACAAAAACATAACCAATCGGACTTTTGTCTCTTAGCCTTTGCTATCCAACAATCTCCTCCTCCGACTAAGCCGCTGACGTGTCACGAGTGGGCCTTGTTGGACTCTCTTTCAGATATTTTTCTCCTCCCCTTCTTCTCAGCCCTCCGATTTGTGGCGGTTAAATCCCCACTCCTCCTCTCTGCCCTTGGATCCCCACTCAATTTGCAgctgatatttttttagatattttttctttgtttccttTGCAGAGGAAGCAAAAGGATGAGATTTTCAGCCAccgttttcttcttcttcttcttcattcacACCATTCTCccttttctccttcttcttcgtttCTGATTTGCTTTCGTTTCAGACATTAAAATGGGCGAGGCCGTGGTCCTGAGCTCTGAGGATGTGGATGTGGATGTTGATTATGTCAGGCTCCACAGCGACGATATGGCAGATGCAGAGAGTATGGGCACTCACAGACCTAACAGAGATTGCAGTTCAAGTGGATTTGGGATCGGGATTAAGTGGGAGCGCTTCTTGCCCAAGATGATGCTCAGGGTTTTGCTCGTTGAAGCCGACGATTCCACCAGACAGATTATCACTGCCCTCCTCCGCAAGTGCTGCTACCGAGGTTtatttctccttcttttctcCCAATCCCTCTTTCAATGTTTCAACTCatcctaaatttattttttctagcCGTCAATTTCTCTTACTCACTTTCCCCCTTAATTCCTCTTCTACTTCTATTACTGTACACTctgaaaatcaaaatgattacAACTTTTAGTGCTAATATAACTGTTAATTTACACCCAAATCCTCTTTCTTCTGCTCTTCTGTCTCTCCTATCTTCTAACTTTACATTCTGTATTctccttcttttttaaattggtCATTTCTATACTACTGACTCCAATTTTctgttcaaatattttctattcCAGCACCTCCCAACTGATGGACAAAAATTGACCCATTTATgctcattttcttctattttttctacttttacaaCTTTATATACCCAATCATCTTTTGTTACTTTTAGACTAACTAACCATTTGCTTCTgccttttctcttcctttaaTACTTGAGACTGTATCATAAATCGTAAGTTGATaggttttccttttctatgGTTTTGGAGAtggaccaaaaaaaaaaaaggcctCTCATTGATATACATCTAAAATAATTGGTGGCTTAATTTGCCTTTTGTcttaagaaattaatattagCTTTAAACTTTACTTCATATCAATGTTGCATTAGGACTAAAATGCTCTACTTATTCGACTGCAGCCACCTGATTCTGTCTCTGTGTGTATTTGAAATGTTGGGATCTTCCCTTGAGGGGAGTACGAGAAGTTAAATTTAACCCTTTTCAACTGAAGATATTTTcgtttttcttgtttaaaaaGTTGCTGCTGTTCCTGATGGCTTGAAAGCATGGGAAATTCTCAAAGAAAGGCCCCGTAATGTAGATCTTATATTGGCAGAAGTTGAATTGCCGTCAATCTCTGGATTTGCTCTCCTAACTCTGATCATGGGGCACGAGACTTGCAAAAATATTCCTGTTATAAGTAAGTTCCTGAAAGTACTGATGGATAGGAATGTGCTATCTGAGATATGCTTTCTGTTAATTGTGCAATAGGTAAATCTAAACACTAGGCATTTTACTTTGTGCAGTGATGTCCTCCGAAGATTCTATCAGCACTGTTTACAAATGCATGATGAAAGGTGCAGCAGACTATCTTGTCAAGCCCTTAAGGAGAAATGAGCTGAGAAACCTGTGGCAACATGTTTGGAGAAGACAAGCGGTATGCTACTTTagtgtatatatgtgtgtgtgtaaaaTTCTTCTTAGGCCAGCCATGAAATACTAAATTCTAATGTAGTTATGATCAACGTTGATTTCAGTCATCCAATGTGAGAGCTGACATTCAAGAAAAGGTTGAAGTCACTTCAGAAAATGAGACCGCAAGCAATCACTCAACTGGTTATGTTGCTGGAGTTCAGaggaataacaaaaacattgaGAAAGGAAGTGATACTCAGGTTAGAATGGACTTATTTATGGTGGACTAAATGTAGGGTTTTACCTTACtgcttttattttgttaaggAAAATGCAGTATGGGTCTTAAATTAACTATCCATTCTGTTAGCGGCAATCTTATTTGTGCAAATAGtcatttgattgattaattgcATACAATAccgaaacttttttttttttttttgaaaagggaTACCGGAACTTTTctgttttaaagaaaaccagAACCTATCAGcaaattgattgttttgatttccactaagaaaaaatatttgaagtgaGATGTAGGTTTTGAGGATCTCATTCTTCCTTACAAAATAGGTGTCCCCGAATTCTTATTAATAGTGAAATCTGTGTGAAAGTACTTGGATAattcaaatcttttaatttcccAATTGATGTACTTACATGTGCATATGAATCTAACCATGCTCCGAAGgcatcttccattttttattctagCTAAAGGCTAATGTTTAGTGTCTCTTGCAGAGCTCTTGTACAAAGGTAGATTTCGAACCTGGAAATAAGATACAGGAAAATTCACAGTCTAGGCAGGGAAAAGCCTCTCCCAACGACTTCAAGCCACAAAAAGATGAACGTCACATCAATTTGAGTCAAAGATTGTTTATGCATGAAAATGAAACTGGAGGTagcacttatttatttattcagtTGCTGGTTGTTCATTTGGTcgtttcttattctttttgcAGAATCTAACTTTTATAATCTTCGCACTGTACTAGGATTGGCAATGAGTTGCTATGTCAATACTGATTTACCAATCACACTAAGCATGGGTCTTGAGCCAATCAATGATGGGAGAAGTCCTAATATTGCTAGTGAAGCGGGTCATGATAAGGATCTGTTTGCCAATCCATCCAGAGATGCAACTGCCTCGAATCATGCCCGTATCAAGTATCCCGATAACTACCAAAAAAGTTCTCCTTCCAACAATTTTGCCGCAAACAATTTCGGCTCTGCTCTTCATTTGGATCTTTCCCTGAGAAGATGTCAACCTAACGATTTTGAGGAGCGTGCTGCAGGACAGGCTACTCTCAAACATTCTAGTGCTTCAGCTTTTACAAGGTGTGGTTTCTTTTTAGTTCTGATTCTTGGCCTTTCATTTGTGTGTGCGCTCGTGCCTATGGATTTTTAGTAGGAGACTGAAAGCATCAATCTGAACTCTAGGCATCATATGGAAATGAATGCTTTCCTAACTGCTTGCTAGAGAAATACAAAGCCTTCAAAATTAGAATGCACCCCTTCACTTCAAGTGGATAAGAGGCTAAAACTTATTAATCGAATCCTTCCCCTCCCTCATTTTACTCTTTGGATGGATATCACTTTCATAACTGCCTCCTGGAATTGATTGTGGTTGATTGAGTTATCACTTTTGCGTTTGAGAagctactttttctttttcttgttatcCTTCATTCCTTCCGTCATGTGTTCGAAATTTGAATAGATACATTGTTCCAGAAATATAGTGCCCTATATTATCTTTTGTACCTAGAATCTTCAATTGATGAAGTTCTTGCAACATTGTAGGAGAGGGCTGTGTGATTGAACTGTAAGGTTGGTAGAAGTCTGTAAAATTCCAGGTGAATGGGATCTAGTTCTTCTTCAAGAACTATGCAATTATACTACGATATGTTTTGAAGGCAATGAGTGGCATAGTTAGTTTAGCTATGGGAGAAGAGTAGCTGCGATATTATCAAGTGTTGCATTATGAAGaatataatgtttattttctttctatttgcTGAGCCTTGTGTGGTGATTGTGCAGATACACTTTCAGGCCGTTGCAATCACTTCAAGCAAAATCAAGCAGCATCTGTGATGAGCAAAAGGAAACTGAAAGCAACCCTGATCATGTTGGAAGTATGGGTGCTACTTCTACCTCTGATACCATTAATCCCACGCCAAATCTTCAAAAGAGTAGTACTTCTATGCCTATGATCACGAGTCAATCTACTCAGTCTGAAGTTGCTAAATCAAGTACGTCAGAGACGGCAATCCCTCTTCAAGTTTCAGGGACAGATTTGATGTCTAATAATCAACGCTCAGGCTCAGGCCATGGCTCTTTACCTTCTCACAACTTCTGCGCACAACTGGGTAGCCCATCATCTCCATGCCGAACTTCAGTCACCCATCCAGAACTCATCTTTGGAAAACAGACGGTTTATCCTTTAAACCTTGAGAATCATAAATTGGAGCAATTTCTGAACCAGCATCGCATCTTAAGCAGTCCAGCAAGCAGAAAGATAGAGAATTCTGGCCAGTCTCCGGAAAATCAAGGCCATATATCCCCAACCACTGATCACAGTGCAAACAGTAATGTATGGCGTGGTAATACAACTCATGTTGGAAGCCTGGGCTATCCTAGCCCCTGCGGAAGCAACAGCAATGTAGATCGAGTTGGCATTGCAAGGGTTACATCTGAGAGTAGAAATGAAGAAGCTTTGTTTTCTCAAGGAGGAGATTCTTATCGGTCCAGTCAAAGAGAAGCAGCTCTAACAAAGTTCCgactgaaaagaaaagatagatGTTATGAGAAAAAGGTAGAGTTTTTACCGTATTGCTACTCTAATTTGGCGCTgctttttttggttttacatTCTGTTTCTTATGGAGGTATTCCATTTCATCTCAGGTCCGTTATGAGAGTAGAAAAAAGCTGGCAGAGCAGCGTCCGAGAGTGAAGGGACAGTTTGTCCGGAGAGTATTGACTGATCCATTGCCTGCAGAAACCAATGACAATACATCCAACGGTTAGCAGTTGGAAATAGGAGCGCCTGTAAAGCCCTTGAATAAGCGTTAAAGCCATATTGCTGCCTTTTGCCCTTCACTTAATAATACTTATAGAAACTGATAAAACAAGAGTGTTGGCGTTGGAAACTACAGGAACAAGAAGCATAAGCTGccttcttctctcttccatattcattttatttgctTTACTTCCCAGAGTTCTCtatcttttgtaatttctaGAAATTTCGTGAGGGACATTCTTTACATTTAAC encodes:
- the LOC101209788 gene encoding two-component response regulator-like APRR3 codes for the protein MGEAVVLSSEDVDVDVDYVRLHSDDMADAESMGTHRPNRDCSSSGFGIGIKWERFLPKMMLRVLLVEADDSTRQIITALLRKCCYRVAAVPDGLKAWEILKERPRNVDLILAEVELPSISGFALLTLIMGHETCKNIPVIMMSSEDSISTVYKCMMKGAADYLVKPLRRNELRNLWQHVWRRQASSNVRADIQEKVEVTSENETASNHSTGYVAGVQRNNKNIEKGSDTQSSCTKVDFEPGNKIQENSQSRQGKASPNDFKPQKDERHINLSQRLFMHENETGGLAMSCYVNTDLPITLSMGLEPINDGRSPNIASEAGHDKDLFANPSRDATASNHARIKYPDNYQKSSPSNNFAANNFGSALHLDLSLRRCQPNDFEERAAGQATLKHSSASAFTRYTFRPLQSLQAKSSSICDEQKETESNPDHVGSMGATSTSDTINPTPNLQKSSTSMPMITSQSTQSEVAKSSTSETAIPLQVSGTDLMSNNQRSGSGHGSLPSHNFCAQLGSPSSPCRTSVTHPELIFGKQTVYPLNLENHKLEQFLNQHRILSSPASRKIENSGQSPENQGHISPTTDHSANSNVWRGNTTHVGSLGYPSPCGSNSNVDRVGIARVTSESRNEEALFSQGGDSYRSSQREAALTKFRLKRKDRCYEKKVRYESRKKLAEQRPRVKGQFVRRVLTDPLPAETNDNTSNG